One segment of Parvularcula sp. IMCC14364 DNA contains the following:
- a CDS encoding zinc-ribbon domain-containing protein: MLLICPSCSTHYEVAPDRIPSDGRSVKCASCDHVWNAGAAPQAASASSGPRNGSESHVTGRTPFSRPLSTARGGAALAALFDHHDLAEEEQIIEGKCEPVSNVRALVTIDQQLEEALGSGQIARLIEQQKSGEAVASPFHDELSALKQENPALESLLQNSQQASFRPDQGGGHQRGPLSGAAAGLVAVISRIGVLFDTHIAERFFDRAGPVGKVVTPGDLKVSEWRHQQRRKALNKLTPLRLLGWTLWANACVALGAGPVVWRDNIMTIWPETTGFYAAAGLADGIDPVAVVNTDFRYALSDQGAVIELTGSLQHQGDTPLRTPLIRAEARGEGGEVLTTWVFRPSGPRQMLPQMEVPFMTRSLAPEGTARIAVSIVSEKDRVLIEQATGAQVLQEGEDGQSFYLQRTTSGWNSTDEVSAPAPRQQER, translated from the coding sequence ATGCTGCTGATCTGCCCATCTTGTTCTACACATTATGAAGTTGCGCCTGACAGGATTCCGTCTGATGGCCGGTCTGTCAAATGTGCTTCCTGTGATCATGTCTGGAATGCGGGCGCTGCGCCGCAGGCTGCATCGGCATCTTCAGGACCGCGCAATGGTTCTGAGTCCCATGTGACAGGCAGAACCCCCTTTTCCCGCCCGCTCAGCACGGCACGCGGCGGCGCTGCACTGGCGGCCCTTTTTGATCATCACGATCTTGCCGAAGAAGAGCAGATCATTGAAGGAAAATGTGAGCCTGTATCGAATGTCCGGGCGCTGGTGACCATTGACCAGCAACTGGAAGAGGCGCTCGGCTCTGGCCAGATAGCGCGCCTGATAGAGCAGCAAAAATCCGGCGAAGCTGTAGCTTCCCCGTTTCACGATGAGCTTTCTGCCCTGAAACAGGAGAACCCGGCGCTTGAGTCCCTGTTGCAAAACAGTCAGCAGGCGTCTTTCCGGCCTGATCAGGGGGGGGGGCATCAGCGTGGGCCGCTTTCCGGTGCCGCGGCAGGTCTGGTTGCTGTCATCAGCAGAATAGGGGTGCTCTTCGACACGCATATTGCAGAGCGCTTTTTTGATCGGGCCGGCCCTGTTGGCAAGGTTGTGACGCCCGGCGACCTGAAGGTATCTGAATGGCGCCACCAACAGCGCCGCAAAGCCCTGAACAAACTCACGCCGCTGCGGCTGCTGGGCTGGACCCTGTGGGCGAATGCTTGTGTTGCGCTGGGGGCAGGCCCCGTGGTCTGGCGCGATAATATTATGACCATCTGGCCTGAAACGACGGGCTTTTACGCCGCTGCCGGTCTGGCAGACGGGATTGACCCGGTTGCGGTGGTCAATACAGATTTTCGCTACGCTCTGTCAGATCAGGGCGCTGTGATCGAATTGACAGGGTCACTGCAACACCAGGGGGACACACCCTTGAGAACACCGCTGATTCGCGCGGAAGCTCGCGGCGAGGGCGGAGAAGTGCTCACAACCTGGGTCTTCCGGCCTTCCGGCCCGCGTCAGATGCTGCCCCAGATGGAGGTGCCATTCATGACGCGCAGTCTTGCGCCGGAAGGCACGGCCCGGATTGCTGTCAGTATTGTGTCTGAAAAAGACCGTGTGCTGATTGAGCAGGCAACTGGCGCACAGGTATTGCAGGAAGGGGAGGATGGACAATCGTTCTATCTTCAGCGTACCACATCAGGCTGGAACAGCACTGACGAGGTATCCGCGCCTGCGCCGCGCCAGCAGGAGCGATGA